The Streptomyces sp. NBC_01317 genomic interval AGGTGGCGCGGGAACTGCGGCAGTCCGAGACGACGTTCGTGCTGCCCGGCCAGGAGGGCGCCCTGCGCGCGCTGCGGTCCTTCACCGCCGGAGGTGTGGAGGTGACCGGGGCCGGACACAACGCCCTGGGTGCGTGGTGGTGGCTGCTGGAGAGCGGCCGGGTGGCACGCCCGGTGCCGGGCGCCGGGCCCCTGGTCCAGTGGATCGGCGGGCGTGAACTGCCCGTGCTCGTACGGGAGGACGGCGCCCTGGCCCTGCGGCAGGCGCCCGCCCGGCTGGGCGCGGCGGTCGAGGACGTGGCGGGGCTGGCGGAGGCGGTCGGCCTCTCCCCGGCCGACATCGGCTCGCACCCCGCACCCCGGGTCGTGGACACCGGGGCGGCCCATCTGATCGTGACCCTGACCTCCCACGCGGCGCTCACCCGGGCGGTCGTGCGGAAGGCCGAACTGGTCGGGCTCGCCCGGTCCGTCGGCGCGCAGGGGGTGTATCTGGCGTGGCCGGAGGCGGCCTCCACGCGCGGGGCCGGAGTCGCGGGCTCCGGCGAAGTGACCGTCCACACCCGGTTCTTCAACCCGGGCGCCGGGCTGGACGAGGACCCGGCCACCGGCAGCGCGGCGGGCCCGCTCGGTGCCCTGCTGCGTGACCACGGCCTGCTCGGGGCCGGGGAGCAACTGACCGTGTCGCAGGGCGCGTCGATGGGCCGGCCGAGCACTCTGCGGGTCACGGTCGGCGACGGTCTGGTGCCGGAGGTCGCCGGGCGTGGTGTGGTCACGATCGAGGGCCGTATCAAGGCGCCCCCGGCGAAGGCCGGTTGACCCCCGTTACGTCTTCAGCGGGGAGGCCTCAGGGACGGCGTGCGGGGGTACGGTTCCCGGCCGTCGCCGCGTCACCTCCTCCACCAGCACGTGGTGGTCCGGCGGAGTCGTACGCAACGGCAGGGCGACCAGCAGTCCGAGCGTGATCCAGACGTAGGCGTTGGCGCCGACGAAGGCGTCCGGGCCGGTCGCGCCGTCGCGCCACAGCCAGACGACACTGCTGCACAGCAGCACGTACACCACCGCGCACAGGGTCAGCAGTCCGCTGTCGCGCCGGCCCCCGGGATCCCGGCGCAGGGCGGTGTCGGTCAGGACGACGAGGGCGGGGACGACCCAGACCAGGTGGTGCACCCAGGTCACCGGGCTGACCAGGCAGGCGGCCAGTCCGGTCAGCGCGAACCCCGCCCGGTCGTCCCCGCTCCGGACGGCCGCGCGGGCGCGGTACGCCCACACGGCGAGGACGGCGGCCACACACGCCAGCCACACCGTGTGGCCGGTGTCCTCGGGGCGGAGGCGGGACAGGACCCCTTGGACCGACTGGTTGGAGACATAGCTGAGTTCGCCCACACGTCCGGTGTCCCACAGCGCCCGCGTCCAGAAGTCCCTGGACGCCCCGGGGTCGAGGGCGGCGGCGAACAGGGTGGCCGCGGCCGCCGTCCCCGAGGCGACCGCGGCCTGCCTGCGGCGGCCGGTGATCAGCAGATAGCCGATGAAGAGCGCGGGGGTGAGCTTGACCGCGGTCGCGAGGCCGATGCCGATCCCCGCGTACCGACCCCGCCCGGTGGCCAGCAGCCGGGCGTCGGCGAGGACCAGCGCGACGAGCAGGAGGTTCACCTGGCCGAAGGTGAAGGTGTCGCGGACCGGTTCGAACAGGCCGAAGAGGCAGCCGATCACCACCCACACGAACCAGCCGCGCCGGCCTTCGCGGCGGACGACAGGACCCACCAGCCAGTTCAGCACCAGCGCCGACGCCACGACACTCAGGACCAGGCTGACCGCCACGGCCACCGGCCAGGAGACCAGCGCCATCGGCAGCATGGAGACGGCCGCGAAGGGCGGGTACGTGAAGCCGTACGACGTACCGGGGCTGAGGTAGTCGTAGATCCGGCCGCCGTGGTGGACCCACTCCCCCACCGCGCCGTAGTACACACCGACGTCGAAGAAGTCGCGGAACAGCGGGACGGTCGCCAGGAAGACGGCGGTGGCGGCGACCAGGCACACCGCGACGGCGGCCCGCCCGCCGGGCCGCGCCATGACCAGGCGCGGCCACCTCACGACACGGCCCGGGTGCGGGCGGGCAGGACGGCGGGTTCCGACATCAGGAACATCCACCAGAGCGTGACGAGGGCGAGCGCGCCGCCCGCGACCGCGAACGTCAACTGGGCACCGTCCGGCGGGGATCCACTGGGCAGCATGCCGAGCGCGAGGATCCCGCTGCCGACGGACGCCCACCTCCGTACGCGCCCGTCGGGCGCCGCCGCGGCGATCAGGAACAGCCCCCACAGCGCGTACCACGGCCGGAACGCCGGACCCAGGACGAAGACCGCCAGCAGGCTCAGCGCGAGCGCGTACACCGGTCCGAGCCGTACGCGGTGCGCGCGGCGCAGCCACAGCCACGCCACGGTCAGCACGGTGACCACCAGGCCGAGCCGCCGCCACGCCGGGACCGCGAGGTCGCCGAGGCCGCTGCCCACGCTGTCCAGCAGCGCCCCGCTGAGCCGTCCGAGTCCGCTGGTCAGGGACCAGTTGTCGGCGGAGACGGGGGTGGAGAGCGCGCCGAGCCAGCCGTACCCCGTCCCGGCCAGGGCCGTCGTGACCACGGTGGTGGCCAGGGCGACGGCGCAGGTCAGCGCGGCGGCTCTGGCGGTACGGCCCCGGCCGTCGAGTTGGCCGGCCCAGAGGACCGCGACCGCCAGCAGGCCCAGCGCGGCGGGCGCCTTCACCAGCGCGGCGAGGGAGACGAGGACGGCCGCGCGGGCGGGCATCGCGCCGAGGGCGGCGACCAGTCCGGCGCCGAGCAGCCCCAGCATGAGGGCGTCGTTGTGGGCGCCCGCGACCAGGTGCAGCAGGACCAGCGGGTTGAGCGCGCCGAGCCACAGGGCGGCCGGGGGCTCGACGCCGCAGCGGCGGGCGAGCGAGGGCAGGAACGCGATCATCAGTCCGACGCCGAGCAGCGCCACGAGCCGCATGCCGAGGATGCCCGCGGGCATGTCGAGGCGGGTCAGGAAAGAGGTCTTCTCGGCGAGGAAGAGGAACACCGGGCCGTAGGGCGCGGGGGTGTGCTGCCAGACGGGTGCCACCTCGGTGGCGAGCGGGCCGCCGAGGTGGGCGGGGCCGTGGACGTACACGTCCATCCGCGCGTCGACCATGGCGCCCTGCGCCAGGTAGCTGTAGACGTCACGGCTGAACAGGGGTGGTCCCAGGACAAGGGGCGCGGCCCACACGCCCAGGGTCACGAGCAGGGCGCGCGGGGCGGGCGGGCGGGGGCCGCGGACGGACCTGCCGAGCCACCACCAGGCGGCGATCAACAGGACGAGGCCGAAGTACGCGCAGACGACGCCCAGGGCGGCGCGTCCGGAGGAGGGCAGCAGCGCGTCGCGTACGGGGAGCGCGCCCGCGGTCAGCCCGCCGGTCATGAGCGCGACGGACCCGGCGAGCCCCAGCATCCGGCATCGGCGCGGGTTCACTTCCGCGTTCAGGGCGAGCATCTGTGGAGGCTCGCAGCAGGCGGTGGCCGGAAGGCGACGGTCTGCCCACGGTCCGGTGGCTGCCGCATAGCCGGGGGCTTACGGGTGCCCGGTCGGGCGAGAGGCGGAGAAGTCGCCGGGAGGCGGGCGGGTGGAGCCGGGCACGGCGGAGCGGGCCCCGGTGTGTCCGGGACCCGCCCTGCCGGTCGTGGAGCCGCGCCGGTGCGGCCTGTTACCTCCCGATCGTGAAGGTGTCGATGTCGAACAGGGAACCCGCGCCACCGGTGAAGGTGAGGAACACCGGCCCGGTCGGTGTGCCGGTCAACGGGGTCGAGACGGTCGCGAAGGTCTCCCAGCCGCCGGTGTTGGCGACGGCGACCGAGCCGATCACCGGGCCGGTGGCCGAGCCGGAACGGACCTGGACGGTGCCGCCCGCGCCGGCCGAGGACACCTTCGCGGTGAAGGTCTTCGCACCCGTGAGGGACGCCTGGGAGTAGCCCGCCCAGTCGCCGTTCTCGATGTAGCCGAGTGTCCTGCCGCCGCTCGCCGGAGCGTGGTCGGCCGCCTGGACGCCCTGCTGCGAGGTGAACGACTCGCCCTCGTACGTGGACGACGTGGGCGGGGTCGTACCGCCCAGCTCCTTGATCCGGACGTTGCGGAAGGACACGTCGTCACCGGTGCCGTGGTTCTGGATCCCGATGTATCCCTGCTGGAGGGAGCGGACCGGGTCCGTGTTGGTGAAGTCGTTGATCTTCGCGCCGTTGAGGAAGACCTGGAGCCGCTCCCCCTCCACCCGGATCTCGTACGTGTTCCAGGCGCCGGGCGGGTTCAGCGCGGCGTCCCTGGCCGCGATGTCCGCCGACTTGAAGCCGTACACCGATCCGGTCGTCCGGTCCGCCGTGTCGGTGGCGTCGATCTGGATCTCGTACCCCTGGTTGATCGCCGAGTTGGGATCGGTCGAGCTGGGGAAGCCCACGAACACACCGGAGTTGTCGTCCCCGGGCATCCGCCAGTCCAGCTTGAGGGAGTACGCGGCGTACTGCTTCGCCTGGTACCAGTACAGGCCCATGCCGCCCGTGGAGGTGAGGGTGGCGTCGGTGTTGGTGAAGCTGCCCGGACCGGCCTGGGACCAGCCGGTGGTCGAGCCGTTGTAGAGCGTGGTGTAGCCGGTCTCCGCGCGGCAGTCGGCCTTGGCCCAGCCCGCCGCGTACCGGATGCCGCCGAGCAGCAGCGTCCGGAACGCGGGGTCGGCGTAGGACTCCTGGGTGTGGCCGAGTCCGGTGTAGAAGGACCGGCCGTTGCCCTGCGGATGGCACCAGGTGATCGGGTGGTCCCCGCTCATCTCGCCGCCGCTGTAGCTGCCTTCGTCCAGGTTCTGGAGCACCTTGACGTTGTTGCGCGGGTTGGTGCGGTAGTTGTACCACTCGTCGGTACGGTTCCAGGTCTGGCCGAGGTGCGCGGTGGCCGGGTTGGCCCGGTCCTCCGTCCTCAGCGTGGCCTGCTGGATCGCCGGGTGGCTCTTGAACCAGGCGCCGGCGATCTGCTCGTACTGCGGCCAGTCGTACTCGGTGTCGGCGGCGGCGTGGATGCCGAGGTAGCCGCCACCCCCGTCGACGTACGACTGGAAGGCCGACTGCTGGGTGGCGTTGAGGACGTCACCGGTGGTGGAGAGGAACACCACCGCCTTGAAGCCGGCCAGGTTGGCGGTGGTGAAGGCGTTGCTGTCCTCGGTGGCCGTGACCGTGAAGTTGTTGGCCGCGCCGAGGTCCCTGATGGCCTGGGTGCCGGCCGGGATGGAGTCGTGGCGGAAGCCCGCCGTCTTGGAGAAGACGAGCACCTTGTAGGCGGGGTCGGCCGCCTGCGCCGTGGCCGCCGGGGTGAGCAGCGACCCGGCGAGACCGAGGGCGACGACAAACGCCGAGGCGGCGGTGGTCGGCAGGCGCCGGAGTTGACGGAACATCAGTGGCCCTTTCCCGCGCGTCACTTGGTGAGGGTGAGGGTGTCGATGTCGAACAGGGACCCGGCGCCACCGGTGAAGGTGAGGAACAGCGCTCCGGAGGAGGCCGTACCGGTCAGGGTCGTGGTGACGTTGGCGAAGGTCTCCCAGCCGCCGGTGTTGGCGACCGCCACCGTACCGAGCACGGCGCCGGTCGCGGAGCCCGAGCGGACGGTGATGGTGCCGCCCGCGCCGGCCGAGGAGACCTTCGCGCTGAAGGTCTTGGTCCCGGCCGTGGGAACGGCCGCGTACCCGGCCCAGTCACCGTTCTCGATGTAGCCGAGGGTGTTTCCGCCGCTCGCCGGGGTGTGGGCAGCCGCCTGGACGCCCTGTCCCGAGCTGAACGACTCGCCCTCGACGGTCTGGCTCGACCCGCCGCTGGTCCCGGTGGTGAAAGTAAAGGCGTCGAGGTCGAAGAGGTTGCCCTGGCCCGTCGGTCCCTTGAAGACGAGGAACAACTCCGTCGAGCCGGAGGGCGCGTTGGTCAGGTTCGCCGAGACGTCGACGAAGTTCTCCCAGCCGCCGGTCGGTGCCACGGTCGCCGTGCCCAGCAGGGTGCCGGTGGCCGAGCCCGTCCGTACCTCCAGCGTGCCGCCGACGCCACCCGAGGAGACCCGGGCGGTGAAGCGGTTGGCGTTGCCGAGGACGTACGGCTTGTAGGAGATCCAGTCGTTGTTGTCGGTGAAGCCGACGGTGCTGCCGCCTTCGGCGGACGTGTGGGCCGCTACCTGGACGCCGTTCTGGGCGCCGAAGTGCTCGCCCTGGCGGT includes:
- a CDS encoding PhzF family phenazine biosynthesis isomerase; translated protein: MGTDRRTPVVRQLRVVVSAADYDEAVAFYGEALGLPARDAFAGEGGARVVILDAGRATLEIANPAQVAMIDAVEVGRPVSPHLRLAFEVDDAEGSTRTLVDAGAELIAAPTRTPWNSLNSRLGAPGGLQITLFQEAEPEAGADADRDTGTVPFALVDVFGEASLTGNPLGVVDLTAWEQPVDEEWLREVARELRQSETTFVLPGQEGALRALRSFTAGGVEVTGAGHNALGAWWWLLESGRVARPVPGAGPLVQWIGGRELPVLVREDGALALRQAPARLGAAVEDVAGLAEAVGLSPADIGSHPAPRVVDTGAAHLIVTLTSHAALTRAVVRKAELVGLARSVGAQGVYLAWPEAASTRGAGVAGSGEVTVHTRFFNPGAGLDEDPATGSAAGPLGALLRDHGLLGAGEQLTVSQGASMGRPSTLRVTVGDGLVPEVAGRGVVTIEGRIKAPPAKAG
- the mptB gene encoding polyprenol phosphomannose-dependent alpha 1,6 mannosyltransferase MptB; protein product: MLALNAEVNPRRCRMLGLAGSVALMTGGLTAGALPVRDALLPSSGRAALGVVCAYFGLVLLIAAWWWLGRSVRGPRPPAPRALLVTLGVWAAPLVLGPPLFSRDVYSYLAQGAMVDARMDVYVHGPAHLGGPLATEVAPVWQHTPAPYGPVFLFLAEKTSFLTRLDMPAGILGMRLVALLGVGLMIAFLPSLARRCGVEPPAALWLGALNPLVLLHLVAGAHNDALMLGLLGAGLVAALGAMPARAAVLVSLAALVKAPAALGLLAVAVLWAGQLDGRGRTARAAALTCAVALATTVVTTALAGTGYGWLGALSTPVSADNWSLTSGLGRLSGALLDSVGSGLGDLAVPAWRRLGLVVTVLTVAWLWLRRAHRVRLGPVYALALSLLAVFVLGPAFRPWYALWGLFLIAAAAPDGRVRRWASVGSGILALGMLPSGSPPDGAQLTFAVAGGALALVTLWWMFLMSEPAVLPARTRAVS
- a CDS encoding glycosyltransferase 87 family protein, which produces MARPGGRAAVAVCLVAATAVFLATVPLFRDFFDVGVYYGAVGEWVHHGGRIYDYLSPGTSYGFTYPPFAAVSMLPMALVSWPVAVAVSLVLSVVASALVLNWLVGPVVRREGRRGWFVWVVIGCLFGLFEPVRDTFTFGQVNLLLVALVLADARLLATGRGRYAGIGIGLATAVKLTPALFIGYLLITGRRRQAAVASGTAAAATLFAAALDPGASRDFWTRALWDTGRVGELSYVSNQSVQGVLSRLRPEDTGHTVWLACVAAVLAVWAYRARAAVRSGDDRAGFALTGLAACLVSPVTWVHHLVWVVPALVVLTDTALRRDPGGRRDSGLLTLCAVVYVLLCSSVVWLWRDGATGPDAFVGANAYVWITLGLLVALPLRTTPPDHHVLVEEVTRRRPGTVPPHAVPEASPLKT
- a CDS encoding ThuA domain-containing protein, whose protein sequence is MFRQLRRLPTTAASAFVVALGLAGSLLTPAATAQAADPAYKVLVFSKTAGFRHDSIPAGTQAIRDLGAANNFTVTATEDSNAFTTANLAGFKAVVFLSTTGDVLNATQQSAFQSYVDGGGGYLGIHAAADTEYDWPQYEQIAGAWFKSHPAIQQATLRTEDRANPATAHLGQTWNRTDEWYNYRTNPRNNVKVLQNLDEGSYSGGEMSGDHPITWCHPQGNGRSFYTGLGHTQESYADPAFRTLLLGGIRYAAGWAKADCRAETGYTTLYNGSTTGWSQAGPGSFTNTDATLTSTGGMGLYWYQAKQYAAYSLKLDWRMPGDDNSGVFVGFPSSTDPNSAINQGYEIQIDATDTADRTTGSVYGFKSADIAARDAALNPPGAWNTYEIRVEGERLQVFLNGAKINDFTNTDPVRSLQQGYIGIQNHGTGDDVSFRNVRIKELGGTTPPTSSTYEGESFTSQQGVQAADHAPASGGRTLGYIENGDWAGYSQASLTGAKTFTAKVSSAGAGGTVQVRSGSATGPVIGSVAVANTGGWETFATVSTPLTGTPTGPVFLTFTGGAGSLFDIDTFTIGR